A portion of the Cellulophaga algicola DSM 14237 genome contains these proteins:
- a CDS encoding PorP/SprF family type IX secretion system membrane protein, translated as MKKIGITLVLCICSLFAKSQELNSPQLSQYLADNPFVLSPTYAGIGDHVKIRINGLTQWVGIEDAPDTQSLAADMRIGNRSGVGIFLYNDKNGYTKQQGARLSFAHHLTLDRYNDEFLSFGLSYNFNQFRIDIQEFVNAGGDPGVTDDRSTANHNFDVGLLYRKDKFYASLNASNILDKDLSGFNITYEPNRLRNYYLYTGYRYKKSKNSDLEIEPSILYKMFESDGRSETDMNLKFRFYQYEDYYYAGINYRFLNDQIGKPLYIAPIVGLKKNNLYFGYSYQIQLNEITNYSTGTHVVTLGVDLFQGLSNCRCTY; from the coding sequence ATGAAAAAAATTGGAATTACTTTAGTGCTCTGTATATGCAGCTTATTTGCAAAAAGCCAAGAGTTAAACTCACCACAGCTCTCTCAGTATTTAGCAGACAACCCGTTCGTTTTATCGCCAACCTATGCAGGTATTGGCGATCATGTGAAAATTCGTATTAACGGATTAACACAGTGGGTAGGAATTGAAGATGCCCCAGATACACAATCTTTAGCGGCAGATATGCGTATTGGAAATAGATCTGGTGTGGGTATATTTTTATATAATGATAAAAATGGCTATACCAAACAACAAGGGGCTAGACTATCTTTTGCGCATCATTTAACGCTAGATAGATATAATGATGAGTTTTTATCTTTCGGTTTATCCTATAATTTTAACCAATTTAGAATAGACATTCAGGAATTTGTTAACGCTGGGGGAGATCCTGGGGTTACCGATGATAGATCTACGGCAAACCACAACTTTGACGTTGGTCTTTTATATAGAAAAGACAAATTCTATGCGAGTTTAAATGCATCAAACATTTTAGATAAAGATTTATCAGGATTCAACATTACCTATGAACCTAACCGTTTAAGAAATTATTACTTGTATACAGGATACCGTTACAAGAAAAGTAAAAATAGTGACCTTGAAATAGAACCTTCTATTTTATATAAAATGTTTGAAAGTGATGGCCGTTCTGAAACGGATATGAACTTAAAATTTAGATTTTATCAATATGAAGATTACTATTATGCAGGTATCAACTACCGTTTCTTAAATGATCAAATTGGAAAGCCTTTATATATTGCTCCGATTGTTGGACTTAAAAAGAATAATTTATACTTCGGATATTCCTATCAAATACAATTAAACGAAATTACAAACTATAGTACAGGTACGCATGTTGTAACCTTAGGCGTAGATTTATTCCAAGGATTGAGTAATTGTAGATGTACATATTAA